The Larimichthys crocea isolate SSNF chromosome XII, L_crocea_2.0, whole genome shotgun sequence region gccCATCACAGCGTCCCAATTATGTCTCaaattgtcttgttttgttcatgcAACAGATTCAgattagagaaagaaagacttttTATAAAACTAATATTACGTTAATCGACCAATCAATTAGTTATTTCCTATTATTAGTGCCAAATGAcagagctgtgaaataaagcactgctgctgttgttaacACTTTGTGAAACAAGTTCAGAGACTTTTCCATGAAGCGTTGCATCGACCCAAATGTAAAGAATTTCTCcaaaggcttttaaaaaaacctgTGGGCGACATCATGGAGACTATACCCATGTTCATACTATCTAtacagctaacacacacacacacacacaccagtaaaACACAGTACACGCTTGTCGTCCTGCAGAAACTTTATCACATCAGATTTTCATGTCAGGATAACAGAAAGTTTCCCATCGTGAtgcagaacattaaaaacagacatggacAACATCTTTTGTATTTATGctacttcctcctccatcatcatccccttttaaaataaattatttactcttaacacacagaaaaagagatttACACCTGAAATCAAAGcgagaagaggaggaacagatTTTGTGCTTTCAGTGCAATCAAGACAGCTGAGTTAGTATAGAGTCAGTAATCTGCTTCCgtacatatttaatattcatgttattttagTGCAAAATAAAGGTCAgttttctgttggtttttgCATCAAACGGCAGTGAAGCTTCTCATTTTTGCAGGTTTACAGTCGGTCACTTTCAGCACAGCTCTGCGTCCAACCTGTTAATAATAATACGTTTCATCTTTATGTAAATATCTTATTAAAACTtgacacacagctgtgatgAAACCGACAAACTGTGGATTCAACAAGTCTTTGTGGTGAGATGAGAAAACGTGTGGGAACAGCTGACATCATTTGAATCTGcgacagacacaacaaacataaatatacaatattcaTCAGATCCAGAGAAACATGAGAAGGAATGTTCACCACAaagatcttttttcttttcttttttttttttcgatcTGAGTAAAAATGATTATTGCATGAGTTTCTGCAGGTTaaatttaagacattttaaacatttggaaAGATATTACATCACATTTTCAGCACTTCCTAGcagtaaaaaattaaaagaaatttaTGATATAATTAAATTAACATGACCTGGACACAGATAAGCAGATTAAGCAGATTGCAGCCACACCTGAAAAATGAGAATGTATCAGTATCACAGTATAACGTTAAAAGTGTGATATAAAGTGATATTTTCATGTTAGTACAATATAGAAACTttcacatgaaacatttcacattataAACAAGATAAATAGTAATAATTGTTTGAACAAGAAAAGTTTCTTGTTATGACGTGGTAAGTTTTTATGTcgtaaaaacatgaaaatattttgttaatAAACTTTTCAAATTCTGATGttattccttttttatttttctggcgTGACAGCCATACACTGATGAAGAAATGAGCGGATGGATCAactaattaaagtttattttattttagtttttagtgtttGAGAGTGATGCTACAAGTTTGTAGACCAGTAGTCGAAGAGAAGAGCTGAAACATCTGCGGAACAAGCTcgacaaaaacaaagatgaattTGTCTGTTGTACTTCAAtagaaaaaacagaagcacTGTATCTGTTGACAAGTCGTAttgtgaataaataataatcctcaatgatgtctttaaaagcttcacagtaaatatattatatttgtgttatgcttttattttgttgttcgTTTTATTGTATTCTGTGCTATGAGCGTGTGAGGGATGGAGACTGAAAAAAAGTGAGACAGTGAAGAAAATGGTAatacaagcagaaaaaaagaaataattgatGAATATAAATGACATAAATGAGTTTACAGAGTGGCACAAGGCATGTTCATTGTAGATGTGTAAATTCATTTTAAGTTCAcacatttgttgattttataagctaattattattttgacttttactCTTACAGTGGTCAAAGTTGGTGTGGAAGAAGTTGATCCATGAATGcaagagacaaaataaatgttcgATCATCAGTCCCGgcttacattttttttgacCAGATCAGACAATGTCCAACCAGTTTTCAGTGAACATTAACCTTCAGTTTTTCTCACTGATCAATATTTAACATAAAGTTACAGTTTTACAACAGATGAgtgaaatttgactaaaaatgATTGAATGTGCTTCGGtgtcttcttctggttttctgacTGGAGAATTGGTGCCATCTACTGCTTATCTTGTTATCCAACTCCTAATATTCACATAATGGTAGTGGTTGGAAACAAGTATTCGTTCACATTTTTAATGGATtactttaaatacatattacatTTGCGACACATTTGGATGGACACACATctgatgtttgattattttgatTCAGGTTTTGGACCTGATAACAGAGCATCTAAATGGCAGTAATCATGCGACTGTAGATATTCTGTAAACAGCTCAACAtctgtcaaacatgtttgacatcACATGTTCTGCAGGTCAGTGATGACAGACTTCATAAGCCAATCAAACTCACTGCAGTTGATTTAAAGAGCAACTTAACACCATCTTGGTGCAGTGATGTATAAGTGTACCCCAgagaaacactgatgtaaagttactctttaaagatttaaaaaaatgaataggaGCACCTGTGTGCAGGATTTCAAACAGGAATGAAAAGGACATAGAGCACATTGAGATTAACATATGTACGATTAATACCCATCAAAACAtaaagtgtgttgtgttgtgaataAAGTTTCACACACTAAAAAGGACCAAATGAAGGCGAGACAGTTTGAATATATGTTGGAGATCATGGTGAACAAAACATTCAAGAAGAGGTGACTCAGTCCAGACCCACTGTCTACAGACAGGGGCAGGGGGGCAGTGGTAAACCTATAGCTGATCCACTTGTTTAACATGGAAACAGGATGAAACAACCTGTCATTACAGAGTGTTGGCTACATGAACACTTGTGCAGCACCTGAATGTttaatctaaaacaaaaaaccccaaaaaacaaagCCTGATTTCATCAGAAACTGTCGCCACAGATTCAATTAGTGCACTTCCATAAGGCTGGTGACTTACAAGAGACAGACGGTCCACATCTGCACTGGCTTTCATTATAGCCTTCCTCTCTGGTAAAAAGCCACATGTCTCAAACTCCAGACTGTATTTTGGACATTTAGGACTCTATGCCAAAACCCTCTACCAGTAGAGGACACCTCACCTTCCACCACACCCTCTACCCTCTACCTTCTACCTTTACCAAACCTTCTCCCAGACACTCCAAACCTTCCACCAATCTTCTACCAGACCCTCCACCAAACCTTCTCCCAGACACTCCAAACTTTCCACCAAACCTTCTAAAAAAACGTCCACTAAACCTTCCAAACCTTCCACCAATCTTCTACCAGACCCTTCACCAAACCTTCTCCCAGACACTCCAAACCTTCCACCAATCTTCTACCAAACCTTCTCCCAGACACTCCAAACCTTCCACCAATTTTCTACCAGACCCTCCACCAAACCTTCTACCAAACCTTCTCCCAGACACTCCAAACCTTCCACCAATCTTTTACCAAACCTTCCACCAAACCTTCTACCAAACCTTTCATCAATCTTCTACCAGACCCTCTACCAAACCTTCTACCAAACCTTCTCCCAGACACACCAAACCTTCCACCAAACCATCTGGCAGACCCTCTACCAAACCTTCTATCCAATCTTCTGCTAAAACCTCTACCAGACCTCATCAGTCACCAAGATACCAAACTGGTGCTGAGGAAATGACCTCAGTGCGTGAAAACACCAGTTTGCCTGCGTGACTCTAAAGTGACACTGAAGTAGAAGAGTtgagttattttctgttttcacaagTTGAGACTAAACATGACCTCAAACTGTCACATGTAAAACTGACGGAGTGAACCTTTAAAAGGAATAATCTGCCTCAATATAAAAGCTTCAGcctcagtgtgtatgtgtgtgtgtgtgtgtgtgtgtgtgtgtgtgtgtgtgtgtttgcgagtTGACATGCACACAGTCCTTCAGGTCTGATTTCCCCTCTGAGGATTCTGCAGCAGTGAAGGACGAATGTTGACGTGTTTatccctttttttattttcagtgtcttCACATtaatgtcctcctcctcctgctctgtgtggaggctgatgtttgtttaaaccTCCTTGTTGACATTCtagaaaatgaaaagtgagaaagtgaaaaataaaaagattaaaaactaaatcaaagcTCTAAGTATAACTTCAGCTTCCAGTAAGTTtccattaaaatgtgtgaacCAGCTGGTGGGGGTGTCTGAGAGTCAATTCACCAAAGACGCTAACACCAGAAtgaatgtaaattaaatatggATCTCAGCTCAGCTGAGGAACTTTGACATCAGTAAAACAACACTATTTGGCGAGACTTCAGCAAATAAGTCAacctaaaacaataaaagtaagGAGGCAGAAATTTAAATCACACCTTTTGGTTCTAACaccaaacaaactgcagcagtgtttaacagatttttttaaacatgaatcTGTACTCACCACCCACTGCTGTCCTCACAGTTTAATGGCCCTGCTGCAGATGAAGAAAAGTATTAGGAAACTTTAGAGCTGAAACATGTTCCTGAATGTTATTGAGAACCTAAATTGCAGTGATTATTAAGGATCAAGTTAAAGTTGAGTTCAGCATCCTGGAAACGACGTATAAGTTATGTAAATCTGCATTAATGTGTTTCATGTATTGCATGCAGTTACTTGTTTTGCTGAAGTTACAGAGGATAATTTTATAGCATTTAAGAAGTGGGTAAGCTAACGCCACATTAGCCAACTAAACACATTCCTAGTTGAATGGACCCTGACCTACACATCACTATATCAGTGTTGTCTTGTCAAGGATTCAAAGGTCTAATTTTAGCTGGCCTTCTTCattgtggaaaaaaaggttGTATTGGAATAAACTCACTGTAACATCTTGTACAAACAGACTTACTGCAGCAGAGTGACTCAGTTTCTCAAAACGAAACTTAAGGTTGGATCTTGGCGAGTTTTTATTCTTCATctctgaaagaggaaaaaaataacaggAAGAAACACACAGGTCATCAAATAAAGCACATCAGAGGGAACTAACATGTCCACCACATATTGGTTAAAACCAGCACAAAcgtaaacatgtatttaaattaGTTACTTTCTGAAGCTCTAAATGAATTTCATAGAACATCTCGTTAAAACTGAAGCAGGAAGTTAAAGTGAACCTGTGGGACTGCGACAGACGATGAGCGGACTTGAACTTTGACCTTCAATCGTCACGGCCTGGGCGAGCtgaggacggagagagagagagagatgaactCTGTGAGTGTTCTGTACAGCTCaacaagtgtgtgcatgtttttctgttcaagATGCAATCCGCAGTAAGGCAgtaagtttaaataaaaaaatgcagcagagaaTTTTGTGTGGTAACTGCATTGTAACGTTAGCTagcacatgtacatacatacatgtgtatatatatgtatatatactgtgtatgtatataaatatacacacacacattgtagtCTGTTACgctctgtctgttgtttcttgTCAAATTGCTTTTTTCTGAACGTACTGCACTTCATGTAGcccttttgtattttatgttgtaatgtgtgtgcactttaacaTAGTGCTGTCAGCACTGCGTTATGtgtttcatgtagcaccatGGTCCTTGACCAAACATTGTCTCGTTTCACTGTGGACTGCATatatggttgaaatgacaataaaaccccTTGACTTGACTTAACTAAGGTAACTGCCACAGTCCTATAGCATATAACCAAGTTTCCCAACAGTTTATAGGCATGTTTATACTTTACAATAAAATGTACAGATTTGGACCTGAGTCAATCACCATCCATACATTGGTTTTCATctgaaaaagtttaaaatgtattcttcaTAAAAATGACCAAGAAGAATACATaagaatatgaataaaaaactaaaaattagTGCAGTAGcgtaataatataatgtaaatgaTAAAATCCTAGATAAAGTCACTTTTGTTGCAGTCCTTGCATGCATCCAACTTACTTTGCTATGTGGGTAAAACATTACTTATTCTtgagagaaatgttttaatatggAAAGTTATTGTAAGTTAAACTGTccagtttttaaataaacagtaagTAACTAACACCCATTAAGTGAAAGTTACAGAAAGTTCCACTGCAAAAATCATCATTATAAaatcaaaaattaaaacatgcatttGCAGTAATATTATGTTGAAAGACATCAAAAGtaattttcctttgttttgttttttttaaaccagaatACAAGTCCACATTTGGTTGGTGTGGTGTGACAGTCCACTAATGGTAATATaggcatgtatgtgtgtgtgtcctgtacaGCTCACCAGGTGTGTGTCGTCAGTCGGGATGGTGAAGCTGCAGGTGCTTGATGTCGATCTGGAAATCTTCCCGCTCTCCTTCTTTGTCTGACTCCTGCAGATTTCAAACAAAACGTTTTATCATCTGGactcattttctcacatttcctGCTGTCAATTCTCCTAATTTGTGTTTCCTTTCGTTTGTCATCTGTTTCATTTAGTCCTGTGAGCCGTGTTACCCGTAAGACCACCTAAACCGAGTCAGGACCAGGACAGCAATATCTGTTCATTTTGGGTTCACACCACTGTAGTAAAGTAAAGAGCGAATATTTACCTGTGTGAGTACcacaagtaaacacaaatgATCCCAAAAGTAGGCGAAAATTCACACCTTTAGCTTAATATTCACCCACAAATTCATTGCAGGGAAGGGACTTTGCAACGCCACAACTTTATTGTCCAAGTGAGGACAGAAAATCAACAACCAACTTTAGTCAGCTgtataaactacatttattgaCCACCTGCAGACCAGTTAATACTGTGAAACCACAGGACTATGTATGTGCGCACGAGAAAAAACAATATGTGGCTCCATTGTGAAGTCATAAAATGAGATCGCTAAGCGTGTGGTCTGctcggtcacacacacacacacctgtcccgGTGTCCTGCTTCTGGAGAGCTGGGATTGGACGGCAGCTCTGACTTTACCTCCAGCGTCGGGTGGCAGCCGTCGAAGCTCCTCTGCTCATTGAGAAGACTGGCAAAGAAGAACATGTTGGAGTCACATGAAGTGAAGTCAAAGTGTAAGCCTAACTCCAAGAAATCCACCTTCCAACCGAGTGTGGTGACCAAAAAACtatgtttctgctgtgacatgAGGCCGGGTGGAGTACGGACCATCACAGAGCCATGACtggtgtttattgtttatttataggtgtaggaacagagagaaaattaaaattCACCTTCTTtggctgtgtctctctgtctggctATCGACGCTCAGCAGACGAGGAAAAAGTCCTGAACGCCTCTTCACAGGAGATTTGACATTACActgacatcaaacacacagaacagcagctggaataaactttatttaaatcaacTCATTAACAACAGCTTTATAAACTAAGCAAGTCCTTCTCAGTGACCTCTGCTCACCTCCACGCTGATGTGTGCCAGACCCCCGCCGCTCAGACTGGTGGGTAGACCTGCCCCACCACGTGACATGGTCTCCATGGAGACGCTACGCCCTCGCATCGCCctctgacaggaagagagagagtgagggacgACAGATGTTACAAACAGACAGGTACTACTCCAAGTAATGTGATTACTTTTTTCAGTATCAAGTAGCGCAAGGAATCGAAATGCCGACTCAGACTTGAGGGTGAATCCAGTGTCAAGGTGTTCTCGAGGTTCAGGTGGGTGAATGAtcttaaagacataaaaagtgaacacacacacaccttgatgGACTCCAGCAGACCTCCGTGGGCGTGTCCGTTCTCTGCCCGCCCCTCCTCCTCTAGACCTGATGTCAATCCCAGCATGCTCTGCGAGCGTCTCTGCAGCTCATCATGGAGGCTGTCGAGCAGGGCAGCCCGAGTACGCTCctacacaaagcacacacaacacacacattttaagatCCAGAAGCAGCAATAGAGGACCGAACATTGAGCCCTGTGGAACACCGcaactaagtacatttactcaactaTTCGTATTTTTGCTTACTTTGtagttaaatatttgaattttttaGATGTGAAAGTCTgcttttttattaaacatttatattttaactttgTGTTAGTCTGTCTGAGTGCAACACATATGTACATGTCCATGTTTGCTGCACACGACTACTTGGTAAGAGATGGAGGTCAAAGTTCTGTCTCGTGTTTAGTTCTCAGTTACCTCTGTACAGACAATGCTGTGACTAccattcattttctacagtGTAATTTAATTCTCGCTATATATGTTAAATCTCCATTTCTATAAAAAAGAATTCtattttttaccttttatatagttttctatttgtatctTAACACAGGTTAAATTTCAATTCATATTTGTCTTTGTAGGTCTAATTTTaatgtgtatttacagtgtCTCATGCCGCTACAGGATGCTTGAATTTtcctcaggatcaataaagtatctatctgtTGTACAATAACTCTTTCAACGTATACTAAGATGAGTTtatggagagtttttttttacctccaggCGGGCGAAGCGGTCGCTCTTGTAGCAGGCGAGCTCTGCATTAATGAGTTTAGTAAGAAGAAACTCTCTGAACTCTGGaccctgaacacacaaaacacatcagGTTTATACTCAAGTTTATCatcacagccttttttttttgttacactcACAAACTAAGAAACGTCTTCTCACCTTCCTAAAAACAGCTGGATTTGGGAGGGGCGGGCCAAACGGAGGTACATCTTCTCGCGCTGTAACGGACACCTGCCAATCACATCAGAATAGCTGGTAATTAAATTAATGGTTAGCAATTAATAGACAAATCATTGCAGttctaaaatatttattttaaaaaacattaaagaaaaaaaggaaaaatattcaacattttctaatgcactaaaaattacaaaacatcTAAAACGGGAAGTGAAACATGAACTGCACCTTGTAGGAGGTGTTGTCCGAGCAGGgctcctccacctgcaccaGGATGAAGGCGTGCAGGAAGTTGGAGGCGATCATGTCTGGGACAAAAGGTGTGGCCTCCTCCTGGAACACCACTGCCACAATGTCATTTCCTATGTGACGTTTCCTCTGGAGCTGAAAGAGAACGTCATTTTTGTCATGATGTTGTAACATCACATTAATATCATGTCATTCATGCcgtgtcttttgtgtgtttttctgcatcatGTTGAGTCATGTTGCATAACACTTGGTCAtgctgtttttaataatgtctACCTGCTGCGTGTCCCCTTCAGTGAAGGGCAGTTTGGTGGAAACGTGGAACATGATCTCCTGCTGTCTGTGGACGGTGTATACCGACTGAGAACCCGTCTGACCATGAGAGACATCCAAACCCCCTCGAAACCTGCACAGAGGGACAGTGACTATTTACCTGCTgtctattttttaatttcagtcagCTCTGAGTGTCTTTCTGGAGGTCTTTCTTCTGATAAAGGACGTTAGAGGACcattaaaatctaattttatgTTGTAATTAAGTGGTAActagactgtacttatatagcccAGCCTTCTGATCACTCACATATCACATATCATATTCACTCAGCCACACAGCCAgtcatacaccgatggcatgCACTACCAAAGcaccaactgctcatcagaaggGAGCtaaaccattcacacacagatggcgCAGCCTTTGGAAGCATTTTCAGGGAttcagtatcttgtccaagATGGGGAtcgaccaatgacagtataaagaatggacagagcaagAGTCACTTATAGGTTTCCTAAGTGCCATTTTGAAGTTGAAAATATAGCCTGTGccctcagtgcagttgtcatgtCTGTCTATTCTTAGTGAAACAGTGGTGGGAAACACAGTAAAGGCAGGAAGTTAAGCCACAGATacaaagaggggagggagaatcacaaaataaaacaggaaagacTAAACCATGACTGTGAGGTCCTATTCCCCAGAGCAACTTTCATACATTGATCACTAAGGATGAAACTCTGACTGGACACCTCCTGCATTTGTTTACCCCTTGAAGTCCTGTAGATCCACGGTGTCTCCCAGCAGCTGCAAGAACTCGGTGAAGGCTGGCGTCTCCTCGTTGTTCCTGAACAGCTCCTCCTCAGACACCTGATGGACATGTGACAAATTCATCAGACACACAACATACGACTGCAAAACATCATGTCACACGTGATGAGAAAAACAATCCTGGGACATGAAGTTCTTCTTATGCAAACAAAAGACAATTTTAATATGATTACAAATCAAATGCAGATAAAATTTCAGTGCTTTGTGTGAGAGTAACCCTCTGCTACAACCAATTTAACTCACGaatgtcatgtttctacaatgAGGCTTTCCAGGGTGCAGTGTTACTAATTATGAGGCCTTGGTTGACTTCAGGTTCACCTTTCTAAACGTATACGTATTAATTATCTCGTATTAATCCGCACTGACTCTGAGAGACGTCCATGACCCCAGAACTCCCTCTCCAAGTCAACAGGTTTTATGCTGCACAATCAGTTGTTTAAAGGTTACGATGTTGCGATGTCTCAGAGCAACAGCATCTTAGACCAAAACAAATGGTTGATACGGCTCACCAGAGTTCATTGATAAAACCTATTATTTTACCTCGTATATAATCGTCAAACACCCTTTAAAtgggacagaaacaaaataaaactcaccaaaaacCGCCTCTGTTAGCCTTTCCACTGTTGACTAGTTTGTTCAAAATAAGTCCTTAATTCACAGAGATACatgtgaaaatgatttgttaaatGGCCCACAATGGCCGAAATGTCGAGGTACACTGACTAAAAGTGCTTAGACTCCACGATGAGTTCCTGGATTTTTAGGCTGTGATGCTCTTggaattaaaagaaatgtttctgtttaaagtGACTTAATCTTCTCTAACTGCTCTAGGAACATAGTCAGCCTCAAATTACAAATACCTGTCCAAATCTCTGGTAAATGACTCCAAACTTGAAGGTGTTGTTGATCTCATGCTCGTCGTAGTTTACGATCAGTTGAGACGCCTGATGACAGACAGGTTTGATAAAATCAGTCCAGTGTgatctttctttcattcattcagaagAAGAAATTTGAGGTGTCGCCGGTTGTGCTGAAGTTCTGAGCTCACCTTGGGGTAGAGGACAGGACTGAAGCGCAGACTTGCTGCTTCATCACACAAcagcttcacaataaaaacacaattattaaGATGTTTGcagtcaaagaaacaaagagactaTGACACACACAGTTCTTTCTCCTAGCGTCATTAACATGACTTATTGGAATCAATGACTTAAGCTTGTGGTCCCCACTTCAAGGTACAACTGTAAAAGAGCAAAACATTGTGGGGACTCACCTCCAGGTGACAAGGTGACCACTGGTTTTAAAACTAGGGGATGGCATTTGTTTTATATCtgaaagtgatttatttatttgagttaTGCTGTTTTATCACTGCTTTATTCTTCagctatgtgtgtttgtaccttAGCAAGCTCTGGTACACTGGGGATGTCCTGCAGCTCCGTCAGTGACAATCTGTGGTAGACACTTTTCAAACGAGACCTGAAGGGACAGAAGAGACAAACCTCAGAAACACCTGAAACTGTCCTGAAACTGGTCCAGTACCTACAAAaagcattcattttaaatttatggTTACaggttataaataaaatgtctcagtgGGCAAATTTCCCcttttaatatatttgttgTCACATCTTCCAAAGAGCTGATCATCCATAATCCATCATCCATGATAAtccaaaatacacacaagtAAACGTACAATGTGTGCAATATTAGTGTAATAGTTATAAGTTATAGTGCAAAAAATATGTGTGAATACCTG contains the following coding sequences:
- the LOC104926116 gene encoding rap1 GTPase-activating protein 2 isoform X1, with translation MLRRKRSVSFGGFGWIDKSTVIALRARKQELLTISNVSAADCPPSPPRTAPPTMKSAHFFDAMDKMEQVPEAAEMKTIPQRQKDDYIPYPRIEEVLERGGPYPQVILPEFGGYWIEDPEAPPPAPPPTSLEIKLEEEEQEGALGGREEEDRPPGDYGYQLEEISEAIRAYRKYFLGREHLNFSCSASSQGNLLLSVRHEEEKEQESLHVIIRSRLKSVYHRLSLTELQDIPSVPELAKLLCDEAASLRFSPVLYPKASQLIVNYDEHEINNTFKFGVIYQRFGQVSEEELFRNNEETPAFTEFLQLLGDTVDLQDFKGFRGGLDVSHGQTGSQSVYTVHRQQEIMFHVSTKLPFTEGDTQQLQRKRHIGNDIVAVVFQEEATPFVPDMIASNFLHAFILVQVEEPCSDNTSYKVSVTAREDVPPFGPPLPNPAVFRKGPEFREFLLTKLINAELACYKSDRFARLEERTRAALLDSLHDELQRRSQSMLGLTSGLEEEGRAENGHAHGGLLESIKRAMRGRSVSMETMSRGGAGLPTSLSGGGLAHISVECNVKSPVKRRSGLFPRLLSVDSQTERHSQRSLLNEQRSFDGCHPTLEVKSELPSNPSSPEAGHRDRSQTKKESGKISRSTSSTCSFTIPTDDTHLLAQAVTIEGQSSSPLIVCRSPTEMKNKNSPRSNLKFRFEKLSHSAAQGH